CAAGGATACTTTGCAGTTCTTTGATGTACAAGATTCTAGTGGAAATTCCGTGGGGACGGATTATTCCCTTTATTCGGAATACAAGAAAGGCGGCGATGAATGGCTTGAAAAGATCGGTAATGGCATGAAGTACGTGCCCGACCACATCGAAGTCGTGTTCCTGACGGGCGAGCGGATTTCTTACCGCGGCGCGGCGAATTTCTACAAGTCGCCGAGTATCGGATTTAGGTGCTGCGCATACAAGGAATAATTCGGATTTCGGATTTCGGAATTCGGAGTTGATTACAAATGGAATATCAAAATTATTTAAAAGTGGCTGAGGCGCTTGCTAAAGAAGCGGGCGCTCGTTGTCTTGAAATACAACAGAACCTGGGCGATGTCAAGTACAAGTCCAAGAAAGACGTGGTGACCCGCGCCGATATCGCGAGTGAAAAGTTGATTGTGGAAGGACTCCGCAAGGCGTTTCCCGAACATTCGATTCGTACAGAAGAAGCGGGCGTTATCGAGGGGACCGACCCGCGTTTCCGCTGGATTATCGATCCGGTGGACGGTACGGTGAACTTTAGCCGCGGAATTCCCTTATGGGGAATTTCCGTTGCGCTCCACTTTGAAGGCAAACCGTTGGTGGCTGTAGTGAACTTGCCGAAGCTCGGCGAACTCTATACCGCAGTGAAGGGCGGGGGAGCGTTCATGAACGGCAAGCCGATTCACGTGAGCGATGAAGCGGATCCTGTGCATGCCATTGTCAGTAACGGCGACTTTAATGTGGGTGTTGCCGAAAAAATCAATGCGCAGAACTCGAAAAACTTTGCAGCCGAAGCTGAAACGTTCGAACGCGTGAAATGCCTGGGTTCGGCGGTGATCGAAGGTTGCTTTACGGCTTGCGGACGCATCGACTGTTTCGTGATGACGATGAGTTACCCCTGGGATATCGCGGCGATTGCGCTCCTGGTCGAGGAAGCGGGTGGAAAATCGACTCGTATTGACGGTTCGACGATGCAATTCGTTGATGGAGAACAAGTTGCGTTCTCTAACGGCGTTTTGCACGAAATTTTGTTGGGTTGCCTTAAATAGACTTGTTTCTTGTAAAAAGAATTTTACTTTAATGCAAAATAAATGAAAACCTACATTTTTGTAGGTTTTTGTTGTTTACGCCCTTTAATTTTAACGAAAAAAGGCAATTTTGAAAACTTGCAAAATACTAACTTACAAAAATGTAAGTTTTTGAAGATTTTTCCCGTTTTTTCACTATTTGTGATAGCTGTTTGCTATCTTTACAACCGTTGAAAACATTAACAATCCAAACTCTCAACGGAGATATATAAAATGGCAATCAAGAATGCTTACCTTCATAAGGTTTATGACAAGGTCGTCGCCCGTGATCCGGACCAGGCCCTCTTCCACCAGGCTGTCCGCGAATTCCTCGAATCCCTCGACCCCGTCCTCGAACAGGACAAGTCTTGGGAAACCAACGGCGTGATCGACCGCCTCGTCGAACCGGAACGCGTGATCACTTTCCGCGTACCTTGGCTCGATGACAAGGGTAACGTTCAGGTGAACCGTGGCTACCGCGTGCAGTTCAACTCCGCTATCGGCCCGTACAAGGGCGGTATCCGTCTCCGTAACGAAGTGACTCTTTCCATGCTGAAGTTCCTCGGCTTCGAACAGATCTTCAAGAACAGCTTGACCACGCTCCCCATGGGCGGCGGCAAGGGCGGTTCCGACTTCGATCCTAAGGGCAAGAGCGACAACGAAGTGATGCGTTTCTGCCAGTCCTTCATGACTGAACTCTGCAAGCACGTCGGTGCCGACACGGACGTTCCGGCTGGTGACCAGGGTACTGGCGCTCGCGAAATCGGTTACATGTTCGGTCAGTACAAGCGCATCCGCAACGAATTTGTGGGCGTTCTCACCGGTAAGGGCCTCTCCTACGGTGGTTCTCTCGCTCGTACCGAAGCTACCGGTTACGGCCTCTGCTACTTCACTCGTGAAATGCTCAAGGACCTCGCTAACGACTCCTTCCAGGGCAAGACCGTCGTGATTTCCGGTTCTGGTAACGTTGCCCAGTTCGCTTGCCAGAAGGCTACTCAGCTCGGTGGCAAGGTCGTGACCATGTCCGACTCCAACGGCTACATCTATGACCCGAACGGCATCAACCTCGACATCGTTCTCGACCTCAAGAACGTGAAGCGCGCTCGTATCAGCGAATACGCTAAGCTCGTTCCGGGTTCTGAATACCACGAAGGTTCTAAGGGCGTTTGGACTGTCAAGTGCGACATCGCTCTTCCGTGCGCAACTCAGAACGAACTCGACCTTGAAGGTGCCAAGGCCCTTATCGCTAACGGCGTGAAGGCCGTTGCCGAAGGTGCAAACATGCCGTCTACTCCGGAAGCTATCGAAGCCTTCCAGAAGGCTGGCGTTCTCTTTGGACCTGCCAAGGCTGCTAACGCTGGTGGCGTGGCTACCTCCGGCCTCGAAATGTCCCAGAACTCCGAACGTCTCTCCTGGACCTTCGAAGAAGTGGACAAGAAGCTCGAAGGCGTCATGAAGAGCATCTACGCCGCTGCTTCCTCTGCCGCTGTCAAGTACGGCCAGAAGGGCAACCTCGTGATGGGTGCAAACATCGCCGGCTTCCTCAAGGTTGCCGATGCCATGAAGTGGCAAGGTGCAGTGTAATTAATACACGCCACGCGAAATGTCATCCTGGAGCCCCGTAGGGGCGATAGGATCCATAAAAGTCCTCGGTCAAAAGCCGGGGGCTTTTTTGTTAAAAAAGCTATATTTGTATGGAAACAAAATGAGGTTAGGAAAATGCATTTAATCAAAGTTTGTGTAGCAGTTGTTTTATTCCAATTGTCTGTGTTTGCCGCTTCGGATGTGTGGACGGGCAATGTGGCAGAGCGTTTTAAATCTGGTATAGGAAAAATTGAAAATCCCTACATTATTTCAACGGCAGAAGAGTTTGCCTTGATGGCTAAGCGTTATTCTGATTCGGCCTATTACCGCTTGGATGCAGATATTGTTTTGAATACGGGTGACGCCAAGGATTGGGCAACGTCTGCGCCAAAGAACAAATGGACCGTTTATGGGGATACCACTAAATTTGCCCGAGTTCACTTGGACGGTAATGGGCATTCTATTAGCGGCCTTTATATCAATAGTGATAAGGACTATCAGGGCTTGTTCGGTGCTTGGAGTGGAATTGCCACGAATATCGTAATTAAGAATTCTTATGTCAAGGGGCGTGATTTTGTGGGAACCCTTGCCGGTTCTTTTGAATACGAACGATCAAGAGATTATTATAATCCGTTTGGAAATAGGGCGGGTGGAAATGTTGAAAATATTGAAGCAGATGTGATTGTTGAAGGACGCAAGTTTGTGGGCGGCCTAGTCGGTTTAGCAGGGGCAACTCGGCTAAATTCAGTAGTTCTTGGAGGATTAATTACTCAAAAAAAGAACGTATTTCAGAATATGATTTTAATGTATTGAATATCGACGTGTCGGGAAGTGTTAAGGCAGACTCTGTTGTCGGAGGTGTATTTGGAAGCGTGTTCGAAGCAAGAAAAAGTATGGGGTTAATAAATCGGGCTTCTGTGACAGGATCTTTGAAGGTGGGAGGGATTTGCGGTGAGCTTGCTTGTAGATCAGGGCTGATTCAGCATAATTTTAATTTCGGAACAGTTAAAGGTTCCGATGCGGTAGCTGGATTAATAGGTTATTTTGAAATTTCCGATAGGTATAATTTCAATGAATTGGAAAATCTTGCTAATCTGGGAAATGTATCGGGAAATAGTAGGGTGGCTGGATTATTGAATTCAAGTCGCGGACGGGTTTCCAATTCTTACAATGCGGGCTCGGTTGTTGGGGAAGATAAGGTGTCGTCACTGTTTTTAAATGATACCTGTTCTCGCAAATGCCTAGACTCTTTGCATCTATATGACTTTTCTGAAGAACATATAGATTCTATTCATGCGTATGCGGACTCAATGGGGGCATACTTCTTCCCAGATACGGGGGCAAAGCCTATCAATAGAGGTTATCCCTTGTCGGCTTATTTTTATTCAGACATGTTGTTTGACCATGGGCGTGGTACATTCGAAGATCCGTTCTTGATTGGATCGTTACATGATTTACGCCGCTTTGAACGTCATGCTGGAGTGAATCTAACTCGCTATACAACGGAAAAATCTTTTTTTAGACAAACGGCCGATATTGTTTTTCCGAAGGAGGATAACGAATGGACTCCTGTAACAGCAAACAACATTGTTTATGATGGCGACGGTCATTCTGTATCTGGTTTTGCTATTCATGATACATGGCTGGATTTAGATGCGTTGTCTTCAATTGATTCGTCTTTGCTGTTTGGTGATTATTGGTCTAAAAATTGGCGCCAAAGCTTTCCTCAAGCCAATTATTGTTCTGGATTTTTCAAATATCTAGAAGAATCAACGATTGATAATTTAAAACTTAAAGATATTGATGTCGAAGGTGATTTGGCTGTCGGAGGTCTCTTAGGGTGTACAAGTTCTAATACATCAGATAATGTCATTTTGTCACGCGTTTCTGTAGATGGAAGTGTGAAGGGTCTTGTTATGGTTGGCGGTATTGGCGGAAACTTACGTGCCAAGTTATATGATGTTGCAAACTTTGCGACTGTAACAGGATCAAAATATGTTTCTGGAATAATGAATGAGGCTGATCCCGGATTAGGAATGTATCGCTTTGTCCGAAATCATGGTGATGTGACTGGATATGCTTATGTGGCTGGAATTGCGAGCGAAAGGCAGTCTCGTTCATGGCTTATGTATGCTCCGGAATACTATGTCTATAACAGGGGGAATATTTCTGCACAAGAAGGACCTGCAGGTGGGTTATTCGCAGAAGCCACTATTAGAAACGAGGGCCATGTATTACATGGCGCCTACAATGCGTCCAATGTGTCAGCGAAAAGAGTATATGGAGCATTTTATGGTGATTTGTATACCGATATGGATTTAAAAGAATGTTTAGATTCAATGCTTTATGATAAGAATTTGATGTCTGACCCGAGGAATGTGTACTTGATAAGCTTTAGTTCTGATACTACGATTGTATCTGATGTTACTGTTGCTTCTGTTGATTCAAAAACGCTTAAGTCTGCTGGAGCAAAGGAATTGGGTGTCTTTTATGGCGTTGATGAAAATAATGAAAATGACGGATATCCTGTATTTCATTTCCTTAATGGCGACGGCTCTTCTGAATCTCCGTACATTATAGCTACGGCAGAGGATTTTTGGAAACTATATGATTTGATTTATAGGGATCCTCGTTCACCTAATCATTACAGTAATTCGAATTATAAGTTAGTTGCTGATATCAATTTGAATGCATCGGCAAAGA
The Fibrobacter sp. UWH4 DNA segment above includes these coding regions:
- a CDS encoding inositol monophosphatase family protein: MEYQNYLKVAEALAKEAGARCLEIQQNLGDVKYKSKKDVVTRADIASEKLIVEGLRKAFPEHSIRTEEAGVIEGTDPRFRWIIDPVDGTVNFSRGIPLWGISVALHFEGKPLVAVVNLPKLGELYTAVKGGGAFMNGKPIHVSDEADPVHAIVSNGDFNVGVAEKINAQNSKNFAAEAETFERVKCLGSAVIEGCFTACGRIDCFVMTMSYPWDIAAIALLVEEAGGKSTRIDGSTMQFVDGEQVAFSNGVLHEILLGCLK
- the gdhA gene encoding NADP-specific glutamate dehydrogenase; the encoded protein is MAIKNAYLHKVYDKVVARDPDQALFHQAVREFLESLDPVLEQDKSWETNGVIDRLVEPERVITFRVPWLDDKGNVQVNRGYRVQFNSAIGPYKGGIRLRNEVTLSMLKFLGFEQIFKNSLTTLPMGGGKGGSDFDPKGKSDNEVMRFCQSFMTELCKHVGADTDVPAGDQGTGAREIGYMFGQYKRIRNEFVGVLTGKGLSYGGSLARTEATGYGLCYFTREMLKDLANDSFQGKTVVISGSGNVAQFACQKATQLGGKVVTMSDSNGYIYDPNGINLDIVLDLKNVKRARISEYAKLVPGSEYHEGSKGVWTVKCDIALPCATQNELDLEGAKALIANGVKAVAEGANMPSTPEAIEAFQKAGVLFGPAKAANAGGVATSGLEMSQNSERLSWTFEEVDKKLEGVMKSIYAAASSAAVKYGQKGNLVMGANIAGFLKVADAMKWQGAV
- a CDS encoding T9SS type A sorting domain-containing protein, producing the protein MFEARKSMGLINRASVTGSLKVGGICGELACRSGLIQHNFNFGTVKGSDAVAGLIGYFEISDRYNFNELENLANLGNVSGNSRVAGLLNSSRGRVSNSYNAGSVVGEDKVSSLFLNDTCSRKCLDSLHLYDFSEEHIDSIHAYADSMGAYFFPDTGAKPINRGYPLSAYFYSDMLFDHGRGTFEDPFLIGSLHDLRRFERHAGVNLTRYTTEKSFFRQTADIVFPKEDNEWTPVTANNIVYDGDGHSVSGFAIHDTWLDLDALSSIDSSLLFGDYWSKNWRQSFPQANYCSGFFKYLEESTIDNLKLKDIDVEGDLAVGGLLGCTSSNTSDNVILSRVSVDGSVKGLVMVGGIGGNLRAKLYDVANFATVTGSKYVSGIMNEADPGLGMYRFVRNHGDVTGYAYVAGIASERQSRSWLMYAPEYYVYNRGNISAQEGPAGGLFAEATIRNEGHVLHGAYNASNVSAKRVYGAFYGDLYTDMDLKECLDSMLYDKNLMSDPRNVYLISFSSDTTIVSDVTVASVDSKTLKSAGAKELGVFYGVDENNENDGYPVFHFLNGDGSSESPYIIATAEDFWKLYDLIYRDPRSPNHYSNSNYKLVADINLNASAKRPWMPVSLGPWGTFDGGGHTVSGIYVDTTVKTYSNDAVYAGLFRENLGTIKNLGIADSYIFGDTAGAVVAVNAGIIENCWNKNAVVEATDVAGGIAGVMRSGHIHPVSTRWPESDEEQRAIANHDVFINKTYNGGVVRGNYSAGIVGYVLFDDFKDGYISRNVVKSRVANSYNVGEALNGIVGSIYGSKNFLYYHDIHFEIVNVYNADKRCHKISSDDAEFAVNAYYVVMGQEECKDIGISQAIDEMKTKNFAKKMGEAFKYDADGVNNGFPIFSDKRGLDPDAPISIGQRPFIYKALQVSVIDREIHLNNLVNGANTALFDLSGKRVWNGTGKSAVIPVQKAGVYIVRNKYQIKKVIIR